A genome region from Segatella copri includes the following:
- a CDS encoding DUF86 domain-containing protein → MLTKEFRAKHTEIPWEQMIGLRHVLVHGYYTIKPKQLWNIIEKDIPVLMPQIKQLLDSEKFSEE, encoded by the coding sequence ATGCTTACAAAGGAATTTCGAGCGAAACATACAGAGATTCCTTGGGAGCAAATGATAGGTTTAAGGCATGTTTTGGTGCATGGATACTATACAATTAAGCCCAAACAGCTTTGGAATATCATAGAGAAGGATATACCAGTTTTGATGCCGCAAATTAAGCAACTACTTGATTCTGAGAAGTTTTCAGAAGAATAA
- a CDS encoding MFS transporter gives MSNLSDLARKRVAVAAYYFVPGVVFASWASRIPDVKQMLHLSNGQLGTVLFAIPIGQLLMMAFSGILVSRFGSKKMLVLSELLYVLVLFCIGSSTTVFHLILSLIAFGMMANLMNIATNTQACLVEKMYGRNIMSSFHGLWSLGGFSGGIIGAIFANTLLPIDVHFGTILVLSILIVAVGFRFLINDAMAKAEEEDVPKFSFKTIDPILFLLGLMGFAGMFCEGTVYDWSSVYFSSVVKTDEAFIRAGYVAGMGAMTLGRFMADGFVTKFGPARVLKVCGGLIFGGLWLAAALPYLIPATLGFLLVGFGISSSVPICYSIAGKLGTIKASIAITIVSSISFFGFLVGPPVIGWLAEATGLRIAISIAACLGLMIAFVAAKVGKRLS, from the coding sequence TTGAGTAATTTAAGTGATTTGGCGCGCAAGCGAGTGGCGGTTGCGGCTTATTATTTTGTTCCGGGAGTAGTGTTTGCCAGTTGGGCAAGCCGTATTCCGGATGTAAAACAGATGTTGCATCTGAGCAACGGACAGCTGGGAACGGTGCTTTTCGCCATTCCTATCGGCCAACTTCTGATGATGGCTTTTTCGGGTATCCTGGTGAGTAGATTTGGCAGCAAGAAGATGCTGGTTCTCTCTGAGTTGCTCTATGTTCTGGTTCTTTTCTGCATCGGTAGCAGTACTACGGTTTTTCATCTGATTTTGAGTCTTATTGCTTTCGGAATGATGGCGAATCTGATGAACATTGCCACCAATACGCAGGCATGTCTGGTAGAGAAGATGTATGGGCGCAACATCATGTCATCGTTTCATGGTCTGTGGAGTCTGGGTGGATTCTCCGGTGGTATCATCGGTGCCATCTTTGCCAACACTTTGCTCCCGATAGATGTCCACTTTGGAACTATCCTGGTTCTGAGTATTCTCATCGTTGCTGTCGGTTTCCGCTTTCTGATTAATGATGCCATGGCGAAAGCAGAAGAGGAGGATGTTCCGAAGTTCTCTTTCAAGACCATCGATCCGATTCTTTTCCTTTTGGGACTGATGGGATTTGCAGGCATGTTCTGTGAAGGTACCGTTTACGATTGGAGTAGCGTATATTTTTCATCAGTAGTAAAAACCGATGAGGCTTTTATCCGTGCGGGCTATGTTGCTGGTATGGGTGCGATGACGTTGGGTAGATTCATGGCTGATGGGTTTGTTACGAAATTCGGTCCAGCCAGAGTATTGAAGGTTTGTGGTGGTTTGATATTTGGCGGTTTGTGGCTGGCTGCTGCCTTGCCTTATCTCATTCCTGCCACCTTGGGTTTCCTGCTGGTAGGTTTCGGCATCTCTTCGTCGGTTCCTATCTGTTACAGTATCGCCGGAAAATTGGGAACCATCAAGGCGAGCATCGCCATTACCATCGTTTCGAGCATCAGTTTCTTCGGTTTCCTGGTAGGACCTCCGGTTATCGGATGGCTTGCTGAGGCTACCGGTCTCCGCATTGCCATCAGCATTGCCGCCTGCCTGGGTCTGATGATAGCGTTTGTTGCCGCAAAGGTAGGAAAGAGATTATCCTGA
- a CDS encoding IS110 family transposase encodes MKNKSFIGIDISKNVIDVSIFCEETPIKDFSHDVFNNSRKGFGEMCTWLKKNHVVLSNSLFGMEFTGSYSMELEKFLNTRNYQFCMLSTHVVKHYPMGPKDKSDKIDSAKIADFLYRYNGTECVKPYNMPDKTMQRLKALMNERKFLVEQRTCFMNRRQLCITKEDAQLYDGYIKKFSRDIENIELEEQKLLATDDSLLSTYKNLLTIPGIGFVNAINVIVITRNFTAFETARQYASYVGVAPHFRTSGTSVKWRPRPSARCDGQAKADLSMAATVVVQYDAELQSFYNRKLGGKQDSDTKRKALNAVKFKLVLRMFAIGKQNRKWEPLDSKSSNEKLAIS; translated from the coding sequence ATGAAAAATAAATCATTTATCGGCATCGACATCTCAAAAAATGTCATTGACGTATCAATTTTCTGTGAAGAAACCCCAATTAAGGACTTTTCTCACGATGTATTCAACAATTCCCGCAAGGGATTTGGCGAAATGTGCACATGGCTCAAGAAGAATCATGTGGTTCTCTCGAACAGTCTCTTCGGAATGGAGTTCACCGGCAGCTATTCCATGGAGCTGGAGAAGTTTCTTAATACCAGGAACTATCAGTTCTGCATGCTCTCCACCCATGTGGTAAAGCATTATCCCATGGGGCCCAAGGACAAGAGCGACAAGATTGACTCTGCCAAGATTGCAGACTTTCTCTATCGCTATAATGGTACTGAATGTGTCAAGCCTTATAATATGCCTGACAAGACCATGCAGAGACTCAAGGCACTGATGAATGAGCGTAAGTTCCTGGTGGAACAGCGTACATGCTTCATGAACAGAAGACAGCTATGCATCACAAAGGAAGATGCCCAGTTATATGATGGCTACATCAAAAAATTCAGCCGTGACATTGAGAACATCGAGTTGGAAGAACAGAAGTTGCTGGCTACAGACGATAGCCTCTTGTCTACTTACAAGAATCTTCTGACAATACCGGGAATAGGCTTCGTCAATGCCATAAATGTCATTGTCATTACCCGAAACTTTACCGCTTTTGAAACAGCAAGGCAATATGCCAGTTATGTCGGCGTGGCACCGCACTTCCGCACTTCAGGCACCAGTGTGAAATGGCGTCCCCGACCTTCAGCACGCTGTGATGGTCAGGCGAAAGCAGATCTATCCATGGCGGCCACAGTTGTTGTACAATATGATGCAGAGTTACAATCATTTTATAACCGTAAATTAGGAGGTAAGCAAGATTCAGACACAAAACGCAAGGCATTGAATGCCGTTAAGTTCAAACTTGTTCTCAGAATGTTCGCTATAGGTAAGCAGAACAGAAAATGGGAACCGTTGGATTCAAAGAGCAGCAATGAAAAACTTGCAATATCATAA
- the feoB gene encoding ferrous iron transport protein B has translation MKLSELKTGESAVIVKVSGHGGFRKRVIEMGFIKGKKVDVLLNAPLQDPVKYKIMGYEVSLRHSEADHIEVVSIDEAKNDAKLSKAEEEDRQQVIDSKVVDSNDSDEQALGDKMLVAERKDNASNEALAEQEAERLHRVINVALVGNPNCGKTSLFNFASGAHERVGNYSGVTVDAKVGEADFNGYHFNLVDLPGTYSLSAYSPEELYVRKQLIEHTPDIVINVIDTSNLERNLYLTTQLIDMHIRMVCALNMFDETEKRGDNIDYDKLGELFGISMIPTVFTNGRGVDKLFETIIELYEGKEDSSAHYRHIHINHGHEIEHGIEHIQKYLKADDSIRQRYSTRYLSIKLLENDKHAEEYVSHLNSAKEIFAARDEAAKRVKEETQEDSETAIMDAKYGFIHGALQEAGYEPGKAKDTYQVTHLIDSILTNKYVGFPIFVLLLFIMFSATFVLGEIPKGWIEDGVAWLGDFISNTMPDGPVKDMLVDGVIGGVGAVIVFLPQILILYFFISYMEDSGYMARAAFIMDKLMHKMGLHGKSFIPLIMGFGCNVPAVMATRTIESHRSRLITMLILPLMSCSARLPIYIMVIGTFFAIQYRSLIMVSLYLIGIFLAVILSRIFASFVVKGEDTPFVMELPPYRFPTWKAIGRHTWEKGKQYLKKMGGIILVASIIVWALGYFPHNEELDNQAQQEQSYIGRIGKTIEPIFTPQGFDWKLDVGLVSGVGAKEIVASTMGVLYSNNDSFSDDQDYNDEDGKYEVLKKQMTSDLKKTYGYSDAEAAAKATLTAYCFLLFVLLYFPCIATIAAIKGETGSWKWAGFAAGYTTLLAWVVSALVFQIGSLFI, from the coding sequence ATGAAATTATCAGAACTTAAAACAGGTGAAAGCGCCGTCATCGTCAAGGTATCAGGACACGGTGGCTTCAGAAAGAGAGTCATCGAGATGGGATTCATCAAGGGCAAGAAGGTAGATGTACTCCTTAACGCCCCACTCCAGGACCCAGTGAAATACAAGATTATGGGTTACGAGGTGTCTCTCCGCCACAGCGAAGCCGACCATATCGAGGTGGTTTCCATTGATGAAGCCAAGAACGATGCAAAGCTCAGCAAGGCGGAAGAAGAAGACCGCCAACAGGTAATTGACTCAAAAGTAGTAGATTCCAACGATAGCGACGAGCAGGCGCTCGGCGACAAGATGCTCGTAGCTGAAAGAAAAGACAATGCCAGCAACGAAGCCCTGGCTGAACAGGAAGCAGAAAGACTCCACCGCGTCATCAACGTGGCACTGGTGGGAAATCCAAACTGCGGTAAGACTTCCCTCTTCAACTTTGCTTCGGGTGCTCACGAACGCGTAGGCAACTATAGCGGTGTAACCGTGGATGCCAAGGTGGGCGAAGCCGATTTCAACGGCTACCACTTCAATCTGGTAGATTTGCCGGGTACCTATTCCCTCTCGGCTTATTCGCCAGAAGAACTCTATGTGCGCAAGCAGCTCATCGAGCATACGCCGGATATCGTCATCAACGTCATCGACACCAGCAACCTGGAGCGCAATCTCTATCTCACCACACAATTGATAGATATGCACATCCGCATGGTCTGCGCCCTCAATATGTTTGATGAAACCGAGAAGCGTGGCGATAACATCGACTACGACAAACTGGGCGAACTCTTCGGTATCTCGATGATTCCTACCGTCTTCACCAATGGCCGAGGCGTGGACAAGCTCTTCGAGACCATCATCGAACTCTACGAAGGCAAGGAAGATTCCAGCGCTCACTATCGCCATATCCACATCAACCACGGACATGAGATAGAACATGGTATCGAGCATATCCAGAAATATCTGAAGGCAGATGATTCCATCCGCCAGCGCTACTCTACCCGATACCTCTCCATCAAGTTGTTGGAGAATGATAAGCACGCTGAGGAATACGTAAGTCATCTGAACTCTGCAAAGGAAATCTTCGCAGCCCGTGACGAGGCAGCCAAGCGTGTGAAGGAAGAGACCCAAGAGGATAGCGAAACCGCCATCATGGATGCCAAATACGGTTTTATCCATGGCGCATTGCAGGAAGCAGGCTATGAACCGGGCAAGGCGAAGGATACCTATCAGGTAACCCACCTCATCGACAGCATCCTGACCAATAAATATGTAGGCTTCCCAATCTTCGTTCTCCTGCTGTTCATCATGTTCTCAGCCACCTTCGTACTGGGCGAGATTCCTAAGGGATGGATTGAGGACGGCGTGGCATGGCTGGGCGATTTCATCAGCAATACGATGCCGGACGGACCTGTAAAGGATATGCTGGTAGATGGTGTGATTGGTGGTGTAGGTGCCGTGATTGTCTTCCTGCCACAGATTCTGATTCTGTATTTCTTCATCTCTTATATGGAGGATTCGGGATATATGGCTCGTGCCGCCTTCATCATGGATAAGCTGATGCACAAGATGGGCTTGCATGGCAAATCATTCATTCCGCTGATTATGGGATTCGGATGTAACGTGCCTGCGGTGATGGCAACAAGAACCATCGAGAGTCACCGTTCCCGTCTGATTACGATGCTGATATTGCCATTGATGAGCTGTTCGGCTCGTCTGCCAATCTACATCATGGTCATCGGAACATTCTTTGCCATCCAATACCGTTCACTCATCATGGTATCGCTCTATCTCATCGGCATCTTCCTAGCCGTGATATTGAGCCGCATCTTTGCCAGTTTCGTGGTGAAGGGCGAAGATACCCCGTTCGTAATGGAGCTGCCTCCTTACCGCTTCCCTACCTGGAAGGCGATAGGCCGCCATACCTGGGAAAAGGGCAAGCAGTACTTGAAGAAGATGGGTGGTATCATCCTTGTGGCAAGTATCATCGTATGGGCTTTGGGTTACTTTCCTCATAATGAAGAACTTGATAACCAGGCTCAGCAGGAACAGAGCTATATCGGCAGAATCGGTAAGACCATCGAGCCTATCTTCACCCCACAGGGTTTCGACTGGAAACTGGATGTGGGCTTGGTTTCCGGTGTGGGTGCCAAGGAGATTGTAGCCTCAACAATGGGCGTGCTCTACAGCAACAACGACAGTTTCTCTGATGATCAGGATTACAACGATGAAGACGGAAAATACGAAGTCTTGAAGAAGCAGATGACTTCAGACCTGAAGAAGACCTACGGTTACAGCGATGCCGAGGCAGCAGCGAAGGCAACGCTCACCGCCTACTGTTTCCTCCTCTTTGTATTGCTCTACTTCCCTTGCATCGCCACGATAGCAGCCATCAAGGGCGAGACGGGCAGTTGGAAATGGGCAGGCTTCGCCGCCGGATACACCACGCTATTGGCATGGGTAGTATCAGCCCTGGTCTTCCAGATAGGAAGTTTGTTTATCTAA
- a CDS encoding SGNH/GDSL hydrolase family protein → MKKQTMITLALALTLAMPTLHAFAQKAMSKKEIAEKEKAFKNLQHPWKGKKVAYFGDSITDPNIKASKVKYWGFLQDWLGITPYVYGVSGRQWNDIPRQADQLQKEHGDDFDAILIFMGTNDYNNGVPVGEWYTETFDSVRVARHKPSEMVQRRHRHFCMDKNTLKGRINIAMSKLKQMYPTKQIVVMTPVHRALFASGDKNIQPDEMYENARGIFFDEYVKAIKETGNVWAVPVIDLNSLSGLFPLYDAGAQMFNKPDTDRLHPNDAGHSRMAKTIMQQLSALPCVF, encoded by the coding sequence ATGAAGAAACAAACAATGATTACCCTGGCACTCGCCCTCACTCTGGCAATGCCAACCCTACACGCCTTCGCCCAGAAGGCGATGAGCAAGAAAGAAATTGCCGAAAAAGAAAAGGCATTCAAGAACCTTCAGCATCCCTGGAAGGGAAAGAAAGTGGCTTACTTCGGCGACTCCATCACAGACCCTAACATCAAGGCATCGAAGGTGAAATACTGGGGATTCCTGCAGGATTGGCTCGGCATCACCCCTTACGTTTATGGTGTGAGCGGCAGACAGTGGAACGATATTCCCCGTCAGGCAGACCAACTGCAGAAGGAACATGGTGATGATTTCGATGCCATCCTCATCTTTATGGGTACCAACGATTACAACAACGGTGTGCCTGTAGGCGAATGGTATACAGAGACTTTCGACAGCGTGAGAGTAGCCCGCCACAAGCCAAGCGAAATGGTACAGCGCCGCCACCGCCACTTCTGCATGGACAAGAATACATTGAAAGGCCGCATCAACATCGCCATGTCGAAGTTGAAGCAGATGTATCCTACCAAGCAAATTGTGGTGATGACTCCTGTGCATCGTGCTCTCTTTGCCAGTGGTGACAAGAACATCCAGCCAGATGAGATGTACGAGAATGCGCGTGGCATCTTCTTCGATGAATACGTGAAAGCTATCAAGGAAACAGGCAATGTCTGGGCAGTTCCGGTCATCGACCTCAACTCCCTTTCCGGTCTCTTCCCTCTTTACGATGCTGGTGCGCAGATGTTTAACAAACCGGATACCGACCGTCTTCATCCAAACGATGCCGGTCACTCCCGCATGGCTAAGACCATCATGCAGCAGCTCTCTGCATTGCCTTGCGTCTTCTAG
- the secA gene encoding preprotein translocase subunit SecA, whose amino-acid sequence MNFNKILQSLFGNKSTRDMKLIQPIVEKIKAEYPKMQALSNDELRAKTKELQKYVQEYAKEEKAKIAELKAKIEDTPIDEREGIFNQIDKLEQEALDKYEEALNEVLPQVFAIVKDTARRFAENEETIVTATDFDRELASNPANDFVTIDGDKAIYHNHWTAGGNDMKWEMIHYDVQLFGGVVLHQGKIAEMATGEGKTLVGTTPIFLNALTGNGVHVVTVNDYLAKRDSEWMGPLYMFHGLSVDCIDKHRPNSDERRKAYLADITFGTNNEFGFDYLRDNMATNPADLVQRQHNYAIVDEVDSVLIDDARTPLIISGPIPKGDDQMFEQYQPLVEKLYEVQRKQATELLAEAKQKINEGTKAKNQELLDEGFLALFRSYKALPKNKPLIKYLSEEGIKAGLLKTEEYYMANNNREMPKATEPLYFVVDEKMNSADLTDKGTDWLAKQVNDKELFVLPDITTEMSELEARTDLTDQERLDKKDEMLAHYGVQSERVHTLQQLLKGYTMFNKDDEYVVMDGQVKIVDEQTGRIMEGRRWSDGLHQAIEAKEHVKVEAATQTFATITLQNYFRMYHKLAGMTGTASTESGEFWDIYKLDVVEIPTNRPIQRKDLDDRVYKTAREKYRAVIDEIEETRNAGRPVLVGTTSVEISELLSKMLKMRNIPHNVLNAKLHQQEAQIVAEAGRSVNGKGAVTIATNMAGRGTDIKLTPEVKAAGGLAIIGTERHESRRVDRQLRGRAGRQGDPGSSVFYVSLEDKLMRLFASERIAKVMDRLGFEDGERIESPMISKSIERAQRKVEENNFGIRKHLLEYDDVMNRQRTVIYEKRRHALMGERIGMDIANIIWDRVLNIVNNNDFFGAKEEFLKVLAMEIPFNEDEYENGRREDLAERAFQEAMATFKRKTDRIQATAMPIIKQVYENQGAIYERIMVPITDGKRMYNIPCNLKEAYESEAKNVVKEFEKSVVLQIIDDDWKENLRKLDELKHSVQNASYEQKDPLLIFKLESAKVWDAMINDMYDRIASILMRGQIPVMEQEQPVQEAAPEQHTQQNYVESKVDLDAKREAQEAAANQDTREGAQVNRTPYRAEHMPRPNDPCPCGSGKKFKNCHGRNL is encoded by the coding sequence ATGAACTTTAACAAAATTCTCCAGTCATTGTTTGGCAACAAGTCAACTCGCGATATGAAGTTGATCCAGCCAATCGTAGAAAAGATCAAGGCAGAGTATCCTAAGATGCAGGCCTTAAGCAATGACGAACTTCGTGCAAAAACAAAAGAACTTCAGAAGTACGTACAGGAGTACGCCAAGGAAGAGAAGGCTAAGATTGCTGAACTCAAGGCTAAAATTGAAGACACTCCTATTGATGAGCGTGAAGGTATCTTCAACCAGATCGACAAGTTAGAGCAGGAAGCACTCGACAAGTATGAGGAAGCCCTCAACGAGGTTTTGCCTCAGGTTTTCGCTATCGTTAAGGATACTGCTCGCCGTTTCGCAGAGAACGAGGAAACAATAGTTACTGCTACCGACTTCGACCGCGAGTTGGCTTCTAATCCAGCTAACGACTTCGTTACCATCGATGGCGACAAGGCTATCTATCACAACCACTGGACAGCCGGCGGTAATGATATGAAGTGGGAAATGATTCACTACGATGTACAGCTCTTCGGTGGTGTTGTTCTCCATCAGGGTAAGATTGCCGAGATGGCTACCGGTGAGGGTAAGACCCTTGTAGGTACAACACCTATCTTCCTGAATGCCTTGACTGGTAATGGTGTTCACGTCGTTACCGTGAACGACTATTTGGCTAAGCGTGACTCTGAGTGGATGGGACCTCTCTATATGTTCCACGGTCTCTCTGTAGATTGTATTGACAAGCATCGTCCTAATTCCGACGAGCGTCGCAAGGCATACCTGGCAGATATCACCTTCGGTACCAACAACGAGTTCGGTTTCGATTATCTTCGTGATAACATGGCTACCAACCCAGCCGATCTGGTACAGCGCCAGCACAACTACGCCATCGTCGATGAGGTCGACTCAGTGTTGATTGATGATGCCCGTACCCCATTGATCATCTCTGGTCCTATTCCAAAGGGCGACGACCAGATGTTTGAGCAGTATCAGCCATTGGTTGAGAAACTTTATGAGGTACAGCGCAAGCAGGCTACAGAATTGCTCGCCGAGGCTAAGCAGAAGATTAACGAAGGTACAAAAGCTAAGAATCAGGAACTCCTTGATGAAGGCTTCCTCGCACTCTTCCGTTCTTACAAGGCATTGCCTAAGAACAAGCCATTGATCAAGTATCTTTCTGAGGAAGGTATCAAGGCTGGTCTGCTGAAGACCGAGGAGTACTACATGGCAAACAACAACCGTGAGATGCCTAAGGCTACAGAGCCATTGTACTTCGTAGTAGACGAGAAAATGAATTCTGCCGACCTTACCGATAAGGGAACCGACTGGTTGGCTAAGCAGGTAAACGACAAGGAACTCTTCGTATTGCCTGATATCACAACAGAAATGAGTGAACTCGAGGCACGTACAGACCTTACCGACCAGGAGCGTCTTGACAAGAAAGACGAGATGCTGGCTCACTATGGTGTACAGAGCGAACGTGTTCACACCTTGCAGCAGCTTCTGAAGGGTTACACCATGTTCAATAAGGACGACGAATATGTTGTCATGGACGGACAGGTGAAGATTGTGGATGAGCAGACAGGACGTATCATGGAAGGCCGTCGCTGGAGCGATGGTTTGCACCAGGCTATTGAAGCTAAGGAGCACGTAAAGGTAGAGGCTGCTACACAGACCTTTGCTACCATCACACTTCAGAACTACTTCCGTATGTACCACAAACTCGCAGGTATGACCGGTACTGCAAGTACAGAGTCAGGTGAGTTCTGGGATATCTATAAACTCGATGTTGTTGAGATTCCAACCAACCGCCCTATCCAGCGTAAGGACTTGGATGACCGTGTATACAAGACTGCCCGCGAGAAATATCGTGCAGTTATCGACGAAATCGAGGAAACACGTAATGCTGGCCGCCCAGTCTTGGTAGGTACAACATCTGTCGAGATTTCTGAGTTGTTGAGCAAGATGTTGAAGATGCGCAACATTCCTCATAATGTATTGAACGCTAAGCTGCACCAGCAGGAGGCTCAGATTGTAGCCGAGGCAGGTCGCTCAGTAAACGGTAAGGGTGCCGTAACCATCGCTACCAACATGGCAGGTCGTGGTACCGATATCAAGCTGACTCCAGAGGTAAAGGCTGCAGGTGGTCTTGCCATCATCGGTACAGAACGTCATGAGAGCCGCCGTGTAGACCGTCAGCTCCGTGGTCGTGCCGGTCGTCAGGGTGACCCAGGTTCTTCTGTATTCTATGTATCATTGGAGGATAAGCTGATGCGTCTGTTCGCTTCAGAGCGTATCGCCAAGGTAATGGACCGTCTCGGTTTCGAGGATGGCGAGCGTATCGAGAGCCCAATGATCAGCAAGAGTATCGAGCGTGCTCAGCGCAAGGTTGAGGAAAACAACTTCGGTATCCGTAAACACCTCTTGGAGTATGATGACGTGATGAATCGTCAGCGTACCGTTATCTACGAGAAGCGTCGCCACGCCCTCATGGGTGAGCGTATCGGTATGGATATTGCCAACATCATCTGGGACCGCGTATTGAACATCGTCAACAACAACGACTTCTTCGGTGCCAAGGAAGAGTTCCTGAAAGTTCTCGCTATGGAGATTCCATTCAACGAGGATGAGTATGAGAACGGCAGACGTGAGGATTTGGCTGAGCGTGCTTTCCAGGAGGCTATGGCTACATTCAAGCGTAAGACAGACCGCATCCAGGCTACAGCTATGCCTATCATCAAGCAGGTATACGAAAACCAGGGTGCTATATACGAGCGCATCATGGTGCCTATCACAGACGGCAAGCGCATGTACAATATTCCTTGCAACCTCAAGGAGGCATACGAGAGCGAGGCTAAGAACGTAGTGAAGGAGTTTGAGAAGAGCGTTGTTCTCCAGATTATCGATGACGACTGGAAGGAGAACCTCCGCAAGCTCGACGAACTGAAGCACTCTGTACAGAATGCAAGCTACGAGCAGAAGGATCCTCTCCTCATCTTTAAGTTGGAGAGTGCCAAGGTTTGGGATGCCATGATTAATGACATGTACGACCGTATTGCAAGTATCCTGATGCGTGGTCAGATTCCAGTAATGGAGCAAGAGCAGCCAGTTCAGGAGGCAGCTCCTGAGCAGCACACTCAGCAGAACTATGTTGAGAGCAAGGTAGATTTGGATGCAAAGCGTGAGGCACAGGAGGCAGCTGCTAACCAGGATACCCGAGAGGGCGCACAGGTAAACCGCACTCCTTACCGTGCAGAGCACATGCCACGTCCTAACGACCCATGTCCATGCGGAAGCGGCAAGAAGTTTAAGAACTGCCACGGCAGAAACCTGTAA
- a CDS encoding nucleotidyltransferase family protein yields MLSKNVQEMIPKIQQYLASQPIEKAWLFGSCSRGEETPKSDVDLLVRYQDSDSMSLFDISGIMVNLKKIIKRPVDLIEEDCLLPFASKSANRDKILIYERKS; encoded by the coding sequence ATGCTTAGCAAGAATGTACAAGAAATGATACCCAAGATACAGCAGTATCTTGCTAGCCAGCCCATAGAAAAGGCTTGGCTGTTTGGTTCATGCTCTCGTGGTGAAGAAACTCCGAAGAGCGATGTTGACTTGTTGGTAAGATACCAAGACAGTGACTCCATGTCTCTGTTCGATATCTCTGGAATCATGGTAAATCTCAAAAAGATTATCAAGCGCCCTGTAGATTTAATAGAAGAGGACTGTCTTCTTCCTTTTGCATCAAAATCAGCAAACCGAGATAAAATATTGATTTATGAGAGAAAAAGTTAA
- a CDS encoding IS110 family transposase, which produces MDKELYFGVDVSKKTLDLAYYDGETIDWKNAHIKVSNDDAGFKKIGSWVAKVGKDFDTFLFCMEYTGLYNQNFRLWLESKEYIYGMVEPRKMHRFEPDLDDDQRSLDRIKTDELDAFRIAIYCEQNHKKILRNPSKLPSPVYFKLKRLLAERKQNTKQSTLYKQQLHDISAYDTDLSVERKKLLLKNMQENQKAIDKEIDSYMNEDTSIRKNYNLLTSIPGIGRIIALETIVLTENFTAISNPRKYACYIGIAPFKKESGTSVRKKTGVSKKGFSEAKADLSIAVLSAIRNNPSIRDYWIRKRKEKCGGIVLNAVKFKLVLRMFAVIKRGTPYVETDAYKN; this is translated from the coding sequence ATGGATAAGGAACTTTACTTTGGCGTAGATGTCTCCAAGAAGACTCTCGACCTTGCTTATTATGATGGTGAAACCATCGACTGGAAGAATGCTCATATTAAGGTGAGCAATGATGATGCTGGGTTCAAAAAGATTGGCTCCTGGGTCGCAAAGGTAGGAAAAGACTTCGATACCTTTTTGTTCTGTATGGAATATACTGGACTCTATAACCAAAACTTCAGATTATGGCTGGAATCCAAAGAATATATCTATGGTATGGTGGAACCTCGCAAAATGCATCGCTTCGAGCCAGACTTGGATGATGACCAGCGCTCTCTAGACCGTATCAAGACTGATGAACTGGATGCTTTCAGAATAGCAATCTATTGTGAGCAGAACCACAAGAAGATTCTTCGCAATCCCTCCAAACTTCCTTCACCTGTCTATTTCAAGTTGAAGAGATTGCTGGCAGAGCGTAAGCAGAACACCAAGCAGTCAACTCTCTATAAGCAGCAGCTTCATGATATCAGCGCATACGATACAGACTTATCCGTTGAACGCAAGAAACTCCTGCTGAAGAACATGCAGGAAAACCAGAAAGCAATAGACAAAGAGATTGACAGCTACATGAATGAAGATACAAGCATCAGAAAGAATTACAATCTGCTGACCTCCATTCCTGGCATTGGTCGCATCATAGCGTTGGAAACCATTGTATTGACGGAAAATTTCACTGCAATCAGCAATCCTCGCAAATATGCCTGTTACATAGGAATAGCCCCTTTTAAAAAGGAATCTGGTACCTCAGTAAGAAAGAAAACGGGGGTTTCCAAGAAAGGCTTTTCTGAAGCCAAGGCAGACTTATCCATAGCTGTCCTTTCCGCCATAAGGAACAATCCTTCAATAAGAGACTATTGGATACGCAAGAGAAAGGAAAAATGCGGTGGCATCGTGCTCAATGCCGTCAAGTTCAAGCTGGTCCTTCGTATGTTTGCCGTGATAAAGCGTGGAACACCATATGTGGAGACAGATGCATATAAGAACTAA